Below is a genomic region from Cydia strobilella chromosome 24, ilCydStro3.1, whole genome shotgun sequence.
actttgaccggccaaccccattgtcaaATTTACATATTTCCATGTGTTGGATTTGTTTATTGAATCATTTAATGTTTGGATTGGAAAtccgtaatttttattttcttttttttctcttatGATTTTATCTacttattattactataaataATTCATTCTTTAAAACTGGCCGAGCTCCATAATAATTTCGGTATCTGGGATATTGAAGCAGGGTTCAAGTTGAGGGACTGTTTATATAATATCTCAGTCTGGTGCCTCTGTGATGGAGGGAGTATCCGCGGAGGTGCGTGTGAAAGAGGAGACCGACTGGGAGCACAGCGCGCACGATGGTATCGTGTTGTTGCCGGTACACAGTAAGTTTTATTCTTTACTACATATGTGAAAGTTTCTTTCACATCTGTAGTAAATaatcttcttcagtcggtccctcaatactgaggatcgtgacatcatgtcctgctgaagaccaggttcctccatagggttctATTCCTCGACAAGTGCATGGCCTagtgcagttttaattgcataggtgccgtaatttgagcacaccatctagtgggaggagggccctgaggtcttgtgccttcaactttgcccgtcattagtagtaaataataaaaggtTCTTAATATTTAAGTAAAGTGATGAAGTGAAAATAATTCACTAtgattgatctaaagttatggCTCaactttaatgtttatttgcaaTAGAGCGGGTGAAGGAGGAGCCCTTATGCTCCGACATGGAATGTAAAGGCACCAGGTACGAACAGGACAAAGCAAGGCTTGTGCTGGACCACGGACAGTATATAGCGGATAAGGGTGAGttgctttatttattaaatcagcTAATACAACCCTTATTGTGTAAGCAATAAAGCCCGAAacctgccatacaaactgcaaCTGCCGGCAGGCAaccagcgcgccgccgcggccgTGCGCTAACCTGAGAACTTATTTCTTCGGTCTTAAATATATACGGTATAACCTTAaatatttggtatttttgtatattttccttTGCAATTGAAGTGAAAAATAGATTATATACATCAGGCATAAATTATATGTCCTTATACGATTTTTTGCACATTTGTGCAAAGTTATTGACAGAGGGGTAGGTTACTGAAAGGCTAGTCCAGTTATTTATGGATTTTatggaaatgaaatgaaatgaaatgaaatgaaatttattattaataacagagTTACAcgtcaatattttaaatatcacaatattaataacatttatacaatattaagtatataaattaattgcatttacaaaattataggttgatcaaaaaaatcttgataattataaaataattcttgcgACAGCCACTTTTTTAGTCTAGCTTTAAACGCCGCGATGGAAGTTGCATTTCTTACAGTGTCAGGCAGGCGGTTGTAAATCGAGGGGCCTAAAATGTACACGGACCGCTCTGACTTGGCAAGTCTGTGTGCTTCGGtgactagcctattatggtgccTATTACTGCGGAGGTTGTAATTGATGTTAACACCTCTGCACTTAAACATAGCTAGGTTTTCGCGCATGAATATTGCTACTTGGTTAATAAATAGGCACGGTAGGGGTAGAATCTTGAGATCGCGGAATATGTCTCGTGCCGGTGCATCGGCCGCCTTGCCGGCCATCGCGCGGACGGCGCGCTTCTGCATAGAGAACGCACGTTTCCAGTCGGAGGCACGTCCCCATAGCTCAACGCCGTACGTCAAGAGCGAGTGCACCGTTGCAAAATAGCACTCTCGCACTGCGCTATTTCCGGCTGTGCTCGCTAACCGTCGCAATGCAAAGCACGCGCGCCCTAGCCTTCCACACAGTTCATTGATGTGCGCCTCCCAAGAAAGCACGTTGTCGAGCTGGAACCCGAGCAGACGTGTGCAGGTCACGTGCTGTAGAGGGGCACCACCTGCACTCACTCTCATGGTTGGGCTTCTATGaccatttaatttaaatgtcatgTAGCTcgttttctctttatttaaagCGAGACCGTTTGACCGGAACCACTGGTGCAGTTGTTCCATAACAAGGTTAAGTGCCTCTTCCAACCCCTGTTCAGTGGTCGCACTGACGACAGCCGTGACGTCATCGGCATACATTAGTATGTCTGCGCCTTTTATTGTCTTTGGCAGGTCGTTCAGCAAAATGCTAAAAAGTGTGTTGGAGAGGCATGATCCTTGAGGCACGCCCATCAGGTTTTGTAGTTCGGAGGACACAGCCTTACCTCCATCCCCGATGACCACCTGGGCCCTGCCGGTCATAAATGACAGTATTAGTTTGGAGGCCGCGCCTCGGATACCGTAGTGAGCCAATTTGTCTGCAACTAGTGCGTGGTCCGCCGTGTCGAAGGCACGCGATAAGTCGCAGCAGATGGCAGCTACGTATCGTCCCGCCTCGCGGGCGCGCAGCACACAGCGCACCACTTCTCGCACCAGGTGTGTAGTGGACCGGCCGTGTCGGTAGGCATATTGGCTGTCGGATAGGGTGTTTCTTGGTGCCCAGAAACTGAGTAATCTGTTATTTAACCCTGCTTCAAAACATTTACTAGGGCCTGGGACCAAAGATATGGGACGATATGATTTTATAGTGGATTTTTTTCCTTTCCCTTTATAAAGTGGACATATTTTGACCTTTTTGAGACACTCCGGATACACTCCTAACCGCATGCAGTTATTAAATAGGTTAGCCAGGGCATAGCTGATTGCGGGGCTGGCTCGTTTTAGCAGTTTAGCGGAGAGGCCATAGACGTCGGTGCTATTTTTGGGTGCAATAGATGTTTTGAATATTTTTGCAATTTCGTACGGTGTAAACGGCCTGAGTCTAATAGAACAGTCGCTGGCAGCGCGCTCGTCCAATAAAGAGGCAATACACTGGTCGCGATCGGCAGAGGGCGCGCCGCACGCGACGACTGCCGATACGAATTCGTGGTTTAGTGCATCCACCGCCAGTTGTTTGGTCGCGAACGGACGGCCCGCGCTTTCCACTAGCAGCTCGGTGTAGTCGACGCGCTCACGGGGCGTCCGAGCCAGCTCGGTATTAATGGCGTTCCACATTGCTTTGGACTTATTGGGGTTACTGTTAATCAATGAATTAATGTATTCTTTacgtttactttttaatttattatcgtatgatttttgaattttgtttgAGGCTTCGTATAAGGAGGTATTGGCGGGGTATTTGTTTGACagattaataaaatcaaaggCCAACAGTTTTAAATCAATCAATTCACTATCTATCCAAGGATTATTTTTGTGGCGTATGGTTATATTTTGCAACGGAAGGTGAATATCGAGTTGGCTTGAgagaatgttaataattttagtcGCGAAGTGATTACATTTATCGCTATGATCTGCAGTAATTGCTTGCCAATCTATTGACTCGAGGGCAGCAACAAAAGACGTAATGTTTTTTTCGCTAAAGACTCGTTTTGTTATCACCTGAGGCACCGGGTGGCACGGGGGGCGGGGCACGGTGAGGCGCTGCGCTTCATGATCACTTAAGTTATGGTCTAAGGTTTATGCCCTTcccctaagaacaaattaaattactttctgaaactaaaactaaactaaaagcaTCAtatataaaggaaaaaaaaacccgatcatgaaggccttggtcattttttcctttgtatatgatatttattataataaataattaagatgtAATATATAAAGATAACAAGTGCAACCATGtaaatgtctgaaataaaggctattttttatttttttattttattgtatgatatttatttcgtttaaagtttatgcccttgttgtataaATGTGCCATATTCAATCACGGCCATATTCAGTCGGtagtcaataaggcgctatttccatatagcttcaatttgaaatcaaccttatcaataactgacaatgtggtaccttttggttgaaaatgtctcAAATCTCTGTTTAATATGAAGGATTTTCGTAAATAACCGTAATGTTTATTCGCAGTTAAAGAAGAAATAGAACAGGTGAAGGACGAGCAATACAAGGAGCCCTCGTGCTCCGACACGGGATCTGGTGTCCCCGGGCTCTATGCCGAACAGGACAAAGCAGAGCTTGTGCCGGAGCAAGGGCAGTCTATATTGATCCGGGATAAGGGTTAGTTGGCTTTATTTATACGATGAAAACATGGAACTCAGAGATCTATATCAGATATGCCTCTATATCAGAGATCaaacagattagtgtcattgcTCGCAATAATGTGGACAGGACGTGACTCCAAAATTAATCTAATAATTGATCATTTCATTAATTTCTTGCCTGAGCTTTAATTTTGATTTCTAGTTAGTTAGTCAATAGCGTATAGTTAATATGTATAGTACCAAATCACTTtacacatattacatacatatttgttaTTAGCGTTATTTTAACTAACATGTAGATTAAGCTAAAAACTAACAATATGTGGACCTAATGTTgtctgtaataaataaattcattcattcatagtgttatagtttttaatttaatttaattatgtgatatgcttatgattttattttatttattttaatttacctaatgtattatttaaaactgtttactaaccaatgtttttattaatctgaaataaataatattcataacaCATTGTAAACtgcattatattatatatttttaaggaaTAATTTTGTTGCGCTctttataattaataggtaccaattttttcaatttcaattttaatttttatatttaatattttatgacaTGTGTAAAAACTGATTATGAGGCTTGCAGCTTAGAAGAaaggaattttatttttattttatttgtcagtGGCAAACGCCGGCCAATAGGGAACCGAACgagcaatgacaaagtgtggccagGGTCCGGTCCGGCTTCCCCTTAGAGGGTTTTGGAAGGGATATTTTGTAAAGCTTTGCTTAGCAAAGCCGTTGCTAACTTAAATCCTTTCATTTGGCCTTTGAGGCGCTTCATAATATGGGTAAGCTGAATACCTGTTCCTAAGCGCTAACCTCTTGAAGGGGTATCAATTATAAGTTATAACGCTTTGCCATTTTAAACTTTCTCTTCGTAAAAATATGTAGAATCGAATATTGCTCGTTTATGTTTAAATTGAAGGACTGGGTGTCTAGCGCGTTGACAGCACAGGtgtcataattttttgaatTCGGAAGGGGATGCCCTTTCATTTTAACGGTATCTCTGAAAGGGAAACCCCTTCCTAGAGCTAAGCCAAATGAACGGGTAAGCAATTCAAAGGGAAAGCCAATCGTTGGGGCTATTTGATAAACGACTAAGCCGTTTAAAGGCTTTTTTTCTGGGTAGGGGTGGACTAATCCATGAGTGTGGCCATGTCATCATTAATATCAAaccatatttaaaacaaactaaattcaATTTGGTTTCAGTTGCAAACGAAATAGTATCCGCTAAACAAGATCCACTGCACCAGCACCAATCTCCAGAGAGTCACGCTGGAGAGACTGCTGATCAACGAAAGGCTGTAGCGGGTCCTTCGCAAGACATCGACGAAATCTTTGAATGCGAAACTTGTGGCAAAACATTCAATCAAATATTCTTTTTAACCTCACATATGCAACTACACAAGTACAACTTTGAGATCGTTGAGACTGAAACGAAAACATACTCCTGCGATACGTGCGAAAAACAATTTGCgactaaaaaacttttatatgaGCACGAGTTGACACACATAGCCCATGAGTACCCTTGCGAAATTTGTGGTAAAacgtttagttttttgcatcaACTGACGAATCATACTAGAGTTCACACAGGTGAGAAACCATATAAGTGCACAATGTGTACGAAACAATACGCGTGGCATACCACTTTAGCTAGACATGAACGAAGACACAATGAGGAAAAACCGCATGTTTGGTATGTATAAGCGCTTTAGATATTACTGTAAATTGACTACCCATAGACAGGCGCATACAACCGAAAGACGCAAAAAGACGTTATCCTGTGACGAATGTGAAAAACTGTTTTACGATAAATATGCTCTAGCTGTTCATATAAGGGTTCATACTGGTGAAAGACCCTACACCTGCGAAATATGCGGAAAAAATATACAAGCAAAGCTAGTTTAATCAGTCATGGTAGAAGTCATAGTGGCGGGTACTCATGCCAAATATGTAAAAAGACATGCATTCAAGTAATTTAAGGTATCATACTAAAAAGCATCACAGTTAGACAGTGCCGAAAGATATTCAAGAACGTattgaaaaatagaataaaaactttgggctccttgattttagatttaatctagtcattaatttagtttagtaataccactgtatatatgtaataagtctgtaaaattataaattataattataatgtcaaaataAGACACTGgtttcatatatctttattgcgtCCATGTTCATCTTTACATAGGatggtattaaataaaatattataaagtcGGTACATGATATTCGTTAGGGCATGGCAATAATcttaatacaatttttattttattttattgtcactatttacaaataatactgGTTTTATTTACCTCTTTACCCATATCGAGGAGTGGGGATTGGAGGAAGGCTGCTTTAAAcgtattatgtaaattgtaaactaACTAATGCCATCGGTCTTTCAAATATGTAATGTcaattaacctttcgtatgcgcatgtcaaaaagttgccatataaatagcaatcgtgacaacttcatgtttaagttgaatataccgggtgtttcctgtaacaggagcaataaattaaactagaggctgtacgcctcaagctgaccaacatttgttcagcaactttttaaaattatgaaatttttatattataccttttttttttttaataacctgtagtatcccactgctgggcaaaggcctctcccttagatttccatgactcccgttgttgagctgtttccggccagttattagtgaaggtgtctaagtcgtcccgacATCTCCGCcagggcctgccacgtccgcgcttcttttgcggcatccacttggtggctatactagcccacctatccggatgcatgcggcagacgtgacctgcccagtcccactttagcctagcggtcttctcccctacgtcagctatgcctgttctggagcgcagtgtagtcTAGTCTAGTCTtttctttttcatactaattaaatattattttcaatgtacgctgccatctgtgtgtttgacgttgcttgtcaccctttcaacataacaaattttgcaatacattgcgtcgtagaataaactttaaagtgtattgaTCAAAacagaagttatttttaaaagttgctaaaCAAATGTTGGCCAGTTTGAGGAGTAgtctacagtttaatttaatgctcctgttacagaaaacacccggtatatagagcagatctgctcctaagcatacgaaaggttaatatTAATGCAAGAATTGATGCCAAAGCATCAACAGAAGGTCGCAAGTTTAAGGCGGTaatctataatttatttttgtaaacctgtgttgtgtacaataaagtgattactactactactaataataataattctattTTCTAATTTACGATGAAAAGTGTTTTCATGATAATAATTACTAGACTGCGGACCAGGCGCAAATTTTATCAatcatcgcctcccggctgatactttgtcacatgatagtttagatgttataatgaataaaaaaatagtcagccaGTTTTATCGCTGTGGAAAGTCCGTCAACTGgtcacaaactttttttttcagtcatcgcctccctcTGAGAGGTGAATTGCGATGTGTGTGCAGTGTGCATCGTTGCACGGAGATGTTTAGGGTTAGATCAACGTACCCATGCATCGCTGCAGAAAATGTACATGTTTGTACAGTTGCTTTATGTTAAGCAATCATTTTAAGGTAAGTAATATCTACTATAGATAAGCGAAGAAGCTAAAtgcagcaaaaaaaaaataggagcTGCAGCCCCTTTTAAAACGCGCTTACCAATGCGTGCGCTTTTTGGCACAGCTCTGCTTcctttccaccagagatgtacGAGAATACGTAACGAGGGATGCTTTTGTTAACAACCAATAAAATCTcttcatttacctatcctcTTAGCAGCTCTAGTGgacaatattgtatttgttctaaacaaacacatccctcgttACGTATTCTCGTACATCTCTAGTGGAAACGCAGCTTTACTCTGGTAATCTAAACAGgcatttaaaggtttttttttaataaaaccacTAATAAGTAAAGCTCAGAATAGCATGTAATGAATAGTGCTGAAATATACATTTGTCTCGGAACTCACACTAGATGAAAACATACAAGTACCTAGTTTCAAATCATATAAGATAGAGTTAGACTAGACCAAGATAAGCCTGCAaccattttgatagcacacgccgTGCAAGTGATATtgtaaacgtcaaacttctatgatattattttcatttaaaaaaaaatattttcaattttttttttaattttcattataaCGTATACGTATATAAATCAAACTTGCAgtgtttaattatttaagtgctagattgattccatatttgtaattgtttttttgtaatttttggttaattttattgcttgtaaaattgacacgtaaaagtgcccctgtggcctttttgctgaataaatgtttgatgtttgagtgCGTaaatatgctatcaaaatcgttaaagaattcttggtctaactctatacatTTTCCATTATGTCTTACTTAGAATGCCTTTAGCATAGTTACTTAAATTCCACTTTTAAGTCTTTTCAGTCATATGGGTCCTGGTAGGGCGTTGTATTTGACCCTAtgaccttatatattttttacattgtgtccACTTAGGTATAACCCATTTACTGAGTGCCACCTAGTCCATCTGGCCCTTATTGAAAATCAGCATCGCGGAGTGTGCCGTGTGGCTCgtaccgtgacaccaagctgagtaaggaccttAGCGCAACCCcattttatgtatttagttttagtaatGTAATAacgttgtgctaataaatactttttcccctcactagctcggaaagttgtcttttatcctttaaaacaagcggggaaaaacgcattttattcacaagtggggaaagtaatttgaccttggatggagcgtgtttaagtagcttgacagattacgtaaaacgctcatagtggtggttcgttcgatattaattatcattaaacaaatggtttgaaaatctaataaaaaataccaaatttagctttatttaatgattttatgtcacaaaccttaaagttccataagaaacgtttgtttttttaataatgatgttaaatataattctgaacgcacaagttctTTGTGTTAGTTTTTAGTGGTTTTTTCCAATAAAAATGGTCAACTAATGcactatactatttatttaaactatatagAACACTACACAGTACATATAAGGAATATTAGAGAAAAAGACAAATAATTAGCAAATTAGCGTCCGTTCGGTATGACTCGCAATCGGATCTCGTTGGTGGGGTCATCCCCGCCCCGCGCGCCCTCACCCCGAGCGGTGCTCGGTACTCGTCGGCAACATCCTCCACCCCAGTGCTGCTTAGCAGCACTCACCATCTATTGGTATGCGGGCTACGCGTGCAGCCGATCGGGTAAGTACACCACTCTTGGTTTTAATCCTAACGGCTCTTACTCGGCCATCTTTGCCTGGCAACAGCTGTTCTACTAAACCTTTTGGCCAGGCGCAGCGAGGTCCATCTGGGTCTACAATCAAGACGAGGTCTCCCACTTGTAAGGGCCTCACTTCTTGAGTCCATTTTTTACGTGGTAGCAGGTCCGGGAGGATTTCTTTCACCCATCTTCTCCAGTATAAGTCGGCCAGTCGTTGGGCGATTCTCCACTGCTTTTTCAAGAAATATTCAGAGTCATTGTAAGCGCCAAGGTGGGGTAAGACGGAAGAAGAGCCAAGAAGAAAATGGTTAGGCGTTAAAGTTTCTGTGCTTCCAGGTTCTACGGAGACGTGCGTTAGTGGCCGGCTGTTTACTATGCTCTCGACCTCTGCCAAAAATGTACACAAAGTCTCCTCTCGAGGGGCTCTCTCTTTCAGCACGACCTTCATGCATTCTTTAACAGTTCTGATCTGCCTTTCCCAAGCTCCACCCCAATGTGGACTTCCGGGTGGGATAAATGTCCATTTAGTCCCATAGTTCAATGACTCACGCTTAAGGTACTCCTGGTCCAACTCCTGGATTGACTTTCGTAGTTCTGCATCAGCTCCTCGAAGATTGGTACCATTATCTGAGTATAGATACTGCGGCCAGCCGCGTCGTGCTCCCATTCGTCTAAGAGCCATTATAAATGAGTCGGTGGTAAGTGAGTTGACTATTTCAATGTGCACTGCCCTCACCGTTAAACATGTAAACAAAACTCCGTACCTCTTTTGTCTTCCTCTTCCAACAGTTACTTCTAGAGGCCCGAAGAGGTCAGCGCCAGTGTAGGTAAAGGCGCGCTGATGATGAGCAACGCGGGCAGGCGGTAAGTCTCCCATTCGTGGGATTTCTTGTTTACATTTCCTTATTCTACAtagcatacatttttttgtaacatttttaacTGTCGGTCGTAATCTTAATATCCAATGTCTTTGTTTCAGGTTGTT
It encodes:
- the LOC134752243 gene encoding zinc finger protein 184-like — protein: MEGVSAEVRVKEETDWEHSAHDGIVLLPVHKRVKEEPLCSDMECKGTRYEQDKARLVLDHGQYIADKVKEEIEQVKDEQYKEPSCSDTGSGVPGLYAEQDKAELVPEQGQSILIRDKVANEIVSAKQDPLHQHQSPESHAGETADQRKAVAGPSQDIDEIFECETCGKTFNQIFFLTSHMQLHKYNFEIVETETKTYSCDTCEKQFATKKLLYEHELTHIAHEYPCEICGKTFSFLHQLTNHTRVHTGEKPYKCTMCTKQYAWHTTLARHERRHNEEKPHVWYV